Proteins encoded by one window of Arachis hypogaea cultivar Tifrunner chromosome 1, arahy.Tifrunner.gnm2.J5K5, whole genome shotgun sequence:
- the LOC112705002 gene encoding nucleoside hydrolase 3 isoform X2, which translates to MMGRDEIAVGVGGEGGILENGTVLGNVGGYLPIIQQAIRTAGGCRYRQAIPVGLGGRLDVNSNYGIRKAFLPQGRRKYSPLRQASSQEVLIDKISKGPITLLMSGTHTNMAIFLMSNPHLKKNIEHIYIMGGGVRSSNPTGCCPKNATSSSCVPRQCGDHGNMFTDYNTNPFAEFNIFGDPFAAYQVIHSGIPITLVPLDATNTIPINEQFFDAFEKSQYTYEAQYCFKSLKITRDTWFDDQFYSSYFMWDSFMAGIAISIMSKPNNQNGENEFAEMEYMNITVITSNKPYGVSDGSNPFFDNLKVPKFNLEKGGVHSGHVQQGLRDPLCFVKNGKGKCQDGYTAEVNGPDSVRVLVATKAKPNRDFGSSLDREYYKNFLNVLKQPQNSGRFNFTTQFPYYKEETYKPSFHNKRLGKPIVFDMDMSAGDFLALFYLLKVPVEVINLKAIIVSPTGWANAATIDIIYDILHMMGRDDIPVGLGDVFAMNQTDPIFPAVGQCNYVKAIPHGSGGFLDSDTLYGLARCLPRSPRRYTAENSVKFGAPRDTDHPELRQSLAMEVWDSILQTEPNSKITVLTNGPLTNLAKVVSFKNVSSRIEEVYVVGGHISSNVNDKGNIFSVPSNQYAEFNMFLDPLAAKTVFESQLSITLIPLTVQRNVSSFPDIISRLLRTKGTKTPEAMFSKRLLSRLYRLKQVHERYQHMDTFLGEILGAVVMADNHLSLNPKFEVKPIKVLADGVESSDGKIVVDEEHGKLVRILRQVDVKGYHDLYAEKLSDHNQSAKVASFEEQRRKWSNPQGQS; encoded by the exons GGAAGAAGGAAATATAGTCCTCTGAGACAGGCAAGCTCTCAGGAAGTGCTGATTGACAAAATATCAAAGGGTCCAATAACACTGCTTATGAGTGGAACACACACAAACATGGCCATTTTCCTTATGAGTAATCCACACCTTAAGAAGAACATAGAGCATATTTATATAATGGGTGGAGGTGTAAGGTCAAGCAACCCAACTGGTTGCTGCCCCAAAAATGCAACCTCTTCTTCCTGTGTGCCTAGGCAGTGTGGTGACCATGGCAACATGTTCACTGATTATAACACCAACCCTTTTGCAGAGTTCAATATTTTTGGAGACCCCTTTGCTGCATATCAG GTGATTCATTCTGGAATTCCTATCACCCTTGTACCACTTGATGCAACAAACACAATTCCCATCAATGAACAATTCTTTGATGCATTTGAAAAGAGTCAATACACATATGAGGCACAATATTGTTTCAAGTCCTTGAAAATAACTCGTGATACTTGGTTTGATGACCAATTCTATTCG AGTTATTTTATGTGGGATTCTTTCATGGCTGGTATAGCAATCTCAATCATGAGTAAACCCAATAACCAGAATGGAGAAAATGAATTTGCTGAAATGGAGTATATGAACATAACTGTCATTACTTCGAATAAACCCTACGGTGTATCTGATGGATCCAATCCATTCTTTGATAATCTTAAAGTTCCTAAGTTCAATCTAGAGAAAGGTGGGGTGCATAGTGGTCATGTTCAACAAGGACTAAGAGATCCTCTTTGCTTTGTCAAGAATGGCAAAGGAAAATGTCAG GATGGTTACACAGCAGAGGTAAATGGCCCAGACTCAGTGAGAGTACTTGTTGCCACAAAAGCGAAGCCTAACCGGGATTTTGGGAGTTCACTTGACAGAGAATATTAcaaaaacttcttgaat GTTCTAAAACAACCACAGAATTCTGGGAGGTTCAACTTCACTACACAGTTTCCTTACTACAAAGAAGAAACTTACAAGCCAAGTTTTCATAATAAAAGATTAGGAAAACCTATTGTGTTTGACATGGACATGAGTGCAGGAGATTTTCTTGCTCTATTTTACCTCCTGAAAGTGCCTGTTGAAGTCATCAATCTTAAG GCAATCATTGTGAGCCCAACAGGATGGGCAAATGCAGCAACAATAGATATCATATATGACATCCTACACATGATGGGCCGCGACGACATCCCAGTTGGTCTTGGAGATGTTTTTGCAATGAATCAGACAGATCCAATCTTCCCAGCTGTTGGACAATGCAATTATGTTAAGGCTATTCCCCATGGAAGTGGCGGCTTTCTAGACTCTGACACGCTCTATGGCCTTGCTCGCTGTCTACCTCGCAGCCCAAGAAG gtATACAGCAGAAAACTCTGTAAAGTTTGGGGCTCCTCGTGATACTGATCACCCTGAACTTAGACAATCATTAGCCATGGAAGTTTGGGATTCTATATTGCAAACTGAACCAAATTCTAAGATCACAGTATTAACTAATGGACCCTTGACTAATTTGGCAAAGGTGGTATCATTCAAGAATGTTAGCTCTAGAATTGAG GAGGTTTATGTAGTTGGGGGACATATCAGCAGCAATGTCAATGACAAAGGAAATATATTTTCTGTTCCCTCAAATCAATATGCAGAATTCAATATGTTCTTGGACCCTTTAGCTGCCAAGACAGTATTTGAATCACAACTTAGCATCACACTCATTCCACTCACTGTCCAGCGCAATGTAAGTTCTTTCCCCGATATCATAAGCCGGTTGCTTCGGACAAAAGGAACAAAAACCCCGGAGGCTATGTTTTCTAAGCGCTTGCTGTCAAGGCTATACCGTTTGAagcaagttcatgaaagatatcagCATATG GACACATTCTTGGGGGAAATTCTAGGTGCAGTTGTCATGGCTGATAACCATTTAAGTCTTAATCCGAAATTTGAGGTGAAGCCAATTAAAGTTTTGGCTGATGGTGTGGAATCCAGTGATGGAAAAATTGTAGTGGATGAGGAACATGGGAAATTAGTGAGAATTTTAAGGCAGGTGGATGTGAAAGGTTATCATGATTTGTATGCAGAGAAGCTTAGTGATCATAATCAGTCAGCTAAGGTAGCAAGCTTTGAAGAACAGAGGAGAAAATGGAGTAATCCTCAAGGTCAAAGCTAA